The following are encoded together in the Leptospira langatensis genome:
- a CDS encoding flagellar biosynthesis protein FlhA: MDKKWYTQSDFILGAGAVAVVAMLVVPLPGFILDLLILLSLALSLLIVLTSLSIKEPSEFSIFPSLLLITTIYRLALNVSTTRQILSKGPAVNSAIIDAFGSFIVGSESGLSKYVVGFIIFLILVIVQVLVITKGATRISEVAARFTLDALPGKQMAIDMELSTGNINEAEARKRRKKIEEEVDFYGSMDGASKFVQGDVRAGLIITAINLIGGVIIGASIRGESFISAIETYGKFTIGDGLVSQIPALLTTVATGIIVTRSGSESDLAKQFKTQLFANSKVLYVVSASMGLGAFIPGLPFIPMVLLSGGLAYLAYSMERTVQEQLEVLEKKEKEAVGDRKPRDYYDELRIEPIEIEFGYHLVPLVDASQGGTLMDQISNLRGKFARESGIVIPPIRILDNLEIPPDQFTIKINGVEVGSSTIRPEKLMAMPSAESQDLSSIEGESFQEPAYGRTAKWISADSKGDAESKGFIVVDASTVIITYLRELLATHASSLLGREEVKKLLDHYRSQYPTLIQELEADKPGNLGMLQQVLQNLLREGLGIRNLVPILETVANKMSKYPNPYVLTEFVRQAISNTIVKDYMVDGKLQVIVVEGRVLDRLNKSLAQDRLEGRDILVLPPDFQRRLLESVAEMNRKVQEGRGFPIYVVNREVRMPFAYFLAKEFPPRNFAVLALEEVHSSVPTVIAGELRIAQATAAAEPVETV; the protein is encoded by the coding sequence ATGGATAAGAAATGGTACACACAATCCGACTTCATCCTGGGCGCGGGAGCCGTGGCGGTCGTGGCAATGCTCGTTGTCCCTTTGCCAGGATTCATTTTGGATCTTCTCATTCTATTGAGCTTGGCGCTTAGCCTTCTCATCGTACTTACTTCCTTGTCCATCAAGGAGCCATCCGAGTTCTCTATTTTTCCGAGCCTCTTATTGATCACTACGATCTATCGATTGGCTTTGAACGTATCCACGACTAGACAGATCCTTTCCAAAGGACCAGCGGTAAATAGTGCGATCATAGATGCATTCGGTTCCTTTATTGTAGGAAGTGAGTCCGGCTTAAGCAAGTACGTAGTGGGATTCATTATCTTCCTCATCTTAGTGATCGTGCAAGTGCTCGTGATCACGAAAGGTGCGACCCGTATCTCGGAAGTGGCAGCTAGGTTCACCTTGGACGCCTTGCCTGGTAAGCAGATGGCCATCGATATGGAACTTTCTACCGGGAATATCAACGAAGCGGAGGCAAGAAAGCGCCGCAAGAAGATAGAAGAGGAAGTGGATTTTTACGGTTCCATGGATGGAGCGAGTAAATTCGTGCAAGGAGACGTGAGAGCGGGACTGATCATCACTGCGATCAACCTCATCGGTGGAGTGATCATAGGTGCAAGCATCCGAGGAGAGTCTTTTATCTCCGCGATCGAGACTTACGGAAAATTCACCATAGGTGACGGACTTGTCTCTCAGATCCCGGCTCTACTAACCACCGTGGCAACAGGTATTATCGTGACTCGCTCCGGATCCGAAAGCGATCTGGCAAAGCAATTCAAGACGCAATTATTCGCAAACTCCAAGGTGCTCTATGTAGTTTCCGCATCCATGGGATTGGGTGCATTCATTCCGGGACTTCCTTTTATTCCGATGGTTCTTCTCTCTGGAGGTTTAGCCTATCTCGCTTACTCCATGGAGAGAACAGTACAAGAACAGCTCGAGGTATTGGAGAAGAAGGAGAAAGAGGCAGTGGGAGATCGCAAGCCTCGGGATTATTACGACGAGCTTAGGATCGAGCCGATCGAGATCGAATTCGGTTATCATTTGGTTCCCTTGGTGGATGCGTCCCAAGGCGGAACTCTTATGGATCAGATCTCGAACTTGCGCGGTAAGTTCGCAAGAGAAAGTGGGATCGTTATTCCCCCGATCCGTATATTAGATAATTTGGAAATACCTCCCGATCAGTTTACGATCAAGATCAACGGAGTAGAAGTAGGCTCGAGCACCATTCGCCCTGAAAAGCTGATGGCAATGCCTTCTGCGGAAAGCCAGGATCTTTCTTCTATCGAAGGAGAATCTTTCCAAGAGCCTGCCTATGGAAGGACTGCGAAATGGATCTCCGCGGATTCCAAAGGAGATGCGGAGTCCAAGGGATTCATCGTGGTGGATGCTTCTACCGTTATTATCACTTACTTAAGAGAACTTCTCGCGACTCATGCGTCTAGTTTGCTCGGAAGAGAAGAAGTCAAAAAACTTCTGGATCACTACAGATCTCAGTATCCTACACTGATCCAAGAATTGGAAGCGGACAAGCCAGGCAACTTGGGAATGCTCCAACAGGTTCTTCAGAATCTTCTGCGAGAAGGTTTGGGGATCCGCAATTTGGTCCCGATACTCGAGACCGTTGCCAACAAGATGTCCAAGTATCCGAATCCTTATGTTCTGACGGAGTTCGTAAGACAGGCGATCTCCAATACGATCGTAAAAGACTATATGGTAGATGGAAAACTACAGGTCATCGTGGTAGAGGGCCGGGTCCTGGATCGTTTGAACAAGTCCCTTGCCCAGGATCGTTTGGAGGGAAGGGATATTTTGGTCCTTCCTCCGGATTTCCAAAGAAGACTACTGGAGTCCGTGGCGGAGATGAACCGCAAGGTCCAGGAAGGCAGAGGATTCCCGATCTATGTGGTGAACAGGGAGGTGCGCATGCCGTTCGCGTACTTCCTAGCAAAGGAATTCCCGCCTCGAAACTTCGCGGTACTGGCTTTAGAAGAAGTACATTCTTCCGTCCCGACCGTGATCGCGGGCGAATTGAGGATCGCTCAGGCTACGGCCGCAGCGGAACCTGTGGAAACGGTTTAA
- the flhF gene encoding flagellar biosynthesis protein FlhF has product MDFAKIRGKDLQDCLMQMKMKYGPEAHVIEHRILTEGGVFGTGLMARKIVEIQVGIPEKASSREKVEKKLQDLKELLKQKSTQVPAQRKTLEELPSWEERSSRPRASSLPKELVEPQLEEEDDGLGLSFAREFETKPLISRKPEQDANLLKLKEKLIKEGMTESYVDEIVSAVELRLSPLDRSRAVAVQEKAIEVLAERVQAEPDLFKGTRRGQRKVVFFVGPTGSGKTTSIAKLAAKYHLHMGKSVSLYTTDNYRIAAIEQLKRYADTMEMPFYAVKDIKRFQETLARDGSELILIDTAGYSHRNVDQLSKMYGYLSAFGERDSVENILVLSATSSYHHSHSVMKAYEPLGFRRILLTKLDEAEFLGGFLELADTLNKGFTHLSVGQEVPFDMIPAEKFNLAECAINPEKIIEIHGEVFSA; this is encoded by the coding sequence ATGGATTTCGCAAAGATTAGAGGCAAGGACTTACAGGACTGTCTCATGCAGATGAAAATGAAATACGGACCGGAAGCTCATGTCATCGAACATCGCATCCTGACCGAGGGAGGAGTCTTCGGAACAGGACTCATGGCCCGCAAAATAGTGGAGATCCAAGTAGGGATCCCTGAGAAAGCAAGTTCTCGGGAGAAGGTAGAAAAGAAACTCCAGGATCTGAAAGAACTCTTGAAACAAAAATCCACGCAGGTGCCTGCTCAGCGCAAGACCCTGGAAGAATTGCCAAGCTGGGAAGAGAGATCCTCTCGTCCTAGGGCTTCTTCTCTGCCTAAGGAGTTAGTAGAACCTCAACTAGAAGAAGAGGATGACGGACTAGGACTCTCCTTTGCCAGGGAATTCGAGACCAAACCTTTGATCTCTCGTAAGCCCGAACAGGATGCCAACCTTTTGAAGCTGAAAGAGAAGCTGATCAAGGAAGGTATGACGGAAAGCTATGTGGACGAGATCGTCTCCGCAGTGGAGTTACGACTTTCTCCTTTGGATCGCTCTCGAGCAGTCGCTGTCCAGGAAAAGGCAATAGAGGTTTTGGCAGAAAGAGTCCAGGCGGAACCCGACCTGTTTAAGGGAACTAGAAGAGGCCAAAGAAAAGTGGTCTTCTTCGTGGGGCCTACCGGTAGCGGAAAGACGACTAGTATCGCCAAACTAGCCGCTAAGTACCATCTTCATATGGGCAAATCCGTGTCTTTATACACAACCGACAATTATCGTATCGCTGCAATCGAGCAGTTGAAGAGATATGCGGATACGATGGAGATGCCTTTCTATGCAGTGAAAGATATCAAACGTTTCCAAGAGACTCTGGCAAGGGACGGATCCGAATTGATCCTAATAGATACTGCGGGTTATAGCCACCGCAACGTGGATCAATTGAGTAAGATGTACGGATATCTGTCTGCTTTTGGTGAAAGGGACAGTGTTGAAAATATCCTTGTATTATCCGCCACATCTTCGTATCATCATTCCCACTCGGTAATGAAAGCCTACGAGCCCCTGGGTTTTCGTAGAATTTTATTAACTAAACTGGATGAAGCAGAATTTTTGGGTGGATTTCTGGAACTAGCCGATACACTTAATAAGGGTTTCACCCATTTAAGCGTCGGTCAGGAAGTTCCGTTCGATATGATCCCAGCGGAAAAGTTCAACCTAGCGGAATGCGCGATTAATCCTGAAAAGATCATCGAGATCCATGGGGAAGTTTTCTCCGCCTAG
- a CDS encoding MinD/ParA family protein: MDQATQLRKLTEGNTSLKLVSSTKPMTKIIAIASGKGGVGKSTISVNLAISMAKAGQKVLVFDGDLGLANVNVILGIIPKYNLYHVVKGHKSLKDIIIQAPEGVDIIAGASGYSQLANLNDSQRNNLIKGFADLDSYDYMIIDTGAGISSNVIGLTLPADDVIVVTTPEPTAITDSYGLIKAIVSQSRDKNLKMVVNRVRSAIEGKKVADRVIDISGQFLEVRVENLGFIFQDDEVEKSIREQKPYIIHSPKSKASACLNRITYSLLNQEMDGGDDSGITGFFRKFFNFVDVREKQQSEEE; encoded by the coding sequence ATGGACCAAGCGACTCAGTTGCGGAAACTTACCGAGGGTAATACGAGTTTAAAGCTCGTGTCTTCGACCAAACCTATGACTAAGATTATCGCGATCGCCTCGGGAAAAGGGGGAGTGGGCAAGAGCACTATCTCCGTAAATCTGGCGATCTCTATGGCGAAGGCCGGACAGAAAGTCCTGGTCTTCGACGGAGACCTGGGACTGGCAAACGTAAACGTGATCCTAGGGATCATTCCAAAATACAATCTGTATCACGTAGTCAAGGGACATAAAAGCCTTAAGGACATTATCATCCAAGCTCCGGAAGGAGTGGATATTATCGCGGGTGCTAGCGGTTATTCCCAGCTTGCAAACCTGAACGACTCCCAAAGAAATAATTTGATCAAAGGGTTCGCAGATCTGGATTCTTATGATTATATGATCATAGATACCGGAGCTGGGATCAGTTCCAATGTGATCGGGCTTACTCTTCCTGCGGACGATGTGATCGTGGTAACTACTCCGGAGCCAACTGCGATCACAGACTCATACGGGCTGATCAAAGCGATCGTTTCCCAGAGCAGGGACAAAAACCTGAAAATGGTAGTGAATCGAGTTCGTTCCGCTATCGAAGGAAAAAAAGTCGCCGACAGGGTCATCGACATCTCCGGACAGTTCTTGGAGGTCAGGGTAGAGAACCTGGGCTTTATCTTCCAAGACGACGAGGTAGAGAAAAGTATCCGAGAGCAAAAACCTTATATCATCCATTCCCCTAAGAGTAAGGCTTCTGCTTGTCTGAATCGTATTACATATTCCTTATTAAACCAAGAAATGGATGGCGGAGACGATTCCGGCATCACCGGGTTCTTCCGTAAATTCTTTAATTTCGTAGATGTAAGAGAGAAACAACAGAGCGAGGAAGAGTGA